Proteins encoded in a region of the Sterolibacterium denitrificans genome:
- a CDS encoding TonB-dependent receptor has protein sequence MKPNFPRKPIALTLSVALAQLVAVPLVHAQEQGQAKADSAAIEEVVVTAQKRKENLQDVPISIQALGAKDLEKHNIVALGDIGAEVPGLNLAPYPGSSEAFFPFFRGITTNAVFISSPNPIAVHMDGVYFSQLFGLSNPAADLERIEVLKGPQGVLSGRNATGGAVNIHTARPELGLEHIGFKQMFSFANRGQFISKSILTLPVNDDLAMKISYLHNEKDHDGVHNSAPGGVKFGEKKGDAWRFDVRWKPASNVMVDYGYDHTDSKSYDTPPQCLIPGYMQAYSTYNPADPAESWLAFAALTDPRAAQLIAGCSMDKLDQLYVSSPFGKNRNKTETHTLNVAWDVSPSLTIKSITGYRTVDALNHYNYGAYAGGDDARSDSYPLTVNLSGGGTLQLGQPITLYNRSWSQEFQFLGDISQDLKYTSGVYYSSEKGHQHSGPNIAQYVPGAGFDSTFTPTGNDLLILDQKGLSSAESTSWAVFAQATWTPNILDKKLDVVPGLRYTRDHRKVVGYNMGFVNAYDVTPGLVPGTVDEQDTAIIGAGFNNVVGDRSWSKMTPALSFNYRWQQNLMTYLKYSTAYTSGGFDPVAGPGDATKFAAGFNPETIKSIEAGMKGEFLDRRLRTNLAIFQSKYKDEQKSVNNGLGGWATVNVGGSTYRGLEFDLTAAITRDLRLGFSYARLHHRYDRWVENNVDVTNLRKLIVPKNDYTMNLDYRFPDFGLPGKLDANLNYTHRDSQSTPLNLSIPTVALRSTTPAFGIWNARIALSQIKAGPGDEGRVTVGLWGKNLANKKYLTMTNPGWVTDMSGNWGDPRSVGLDLTYVY, from the coding sequence TTGAAGCCCAATTTTCCCCGCAAGCCCATCGCATTGACGCTGTCCGTCGCACTGGCCCAGTTGGTTGCCGTTCCGCTGGTGCATGCCCAGGAACAAGGCCAGGCCAAGGCCGACAGTGCCGCCATCGAAGAAGTCGTCGTCACCGCGCAGAAGCGCAAGGAAAACCTGCAGGACGTGCCCATTTCCATCCAGGCGCTGGGCGCCAAGGATCTGGAAAAGCACAACATCGTCGCGCTGGGCGACATCGGTGCCGAAGTGCCGGGCCTCAATCTCGCGCCCTATCCGGGCAGCAGTGAAGCCTTCTTCCCCTTCTTCCGCGGCATCACCACCAATGCCGTGTTCATCAGCTCGCCCAACCCCATCGCCGTGCACATGGACGGGGTCTATTTCTCGCAGTTGTTCGGGCTGTCCAACCCGGCCGCCGACCTCGAGCGCATCGAGGTGCTGAAGGGCCCGCAAGGCGTGCTCTCCGGCCGTAATGCGACCGGCGGCGCGGTGAACATCCATACCGCCCGCCCCGAACTGGGACTGGAGCATATCGGCTTCAAGCAGATGTTCAGCTTCGCCAATCGCGGCCAGTTCATCTCGAAGAGCATCCTCACCCTGCCGGTCAATGACGATCTGGCGATGAAGATCTCCTACTTGCACAACGAGAAGGATCACGACGGCGTGCACAACAGCGCCCCCGGCGGCGTGAAGTTCGGCGAGAAGAAAGGCGATGCCTGGCGCTTCGACGTGCGCTGGAAGCCGGCCAGCAACGTGATGGTCGATTACGGCTATGACCACACCGACAGCAAGAGCTACGACACGCCGCCGCAGTGCCTGATTCCGGGTTATATGCAGGCTTACTCCACCTACAATCCTGCCGATCCCGCCGAGTCCTGGCTGGCATTCGCCGCACTTACCGATCCCCGCGCGGCTCAACTGATTGCCGGCTGCTCCATGGACAAGCTGGATCAGCTCTATGTCTCCTCGCCGTTCGGCAAGAACCGCAACAAGACCGAGACCCATACCCTGAACGTGGCCTGGGATGTCTCGCCGTCGCTGACCATCAAGTCGATCACCGGCTACCGCACGGTCGACGCCCTCAACCACTACAACTACGGCGCCTATGCCGGCGGCGACGACGCCCGCTCCGACAGTTATCCGCTGACCGTCAATCTGAGCGGCGGCGGTACCCTGCAGCTCGGCCAGCCGATCACGCTCTACAACCGGAGCTGGTCGCAGGAATTTCAGTTCCTCGGCGACATCTCGCAGGACCTGAAATATACCTCGGGCGTCTATTATTCCTCTGAGAAAGGCCATCAGCATTCCGGGCCGAACATTGCCCAGTATGTGCCTGGCGCTGGATTTGATTCCACTTTTACCCCCACGGGCAACGACTTGTTGATACTCGACCAAAAGGGGCTGTCTTCCGCCGAGAGTACCTCCTGGGCGGTCTTTGCCCAGGCCACCTGGACGCCGAACATCCTCGACAAGAAGCTGGACGTCGTGCCGGGCCTGCGCTACACCCGTGATCATCGCAAGGTGGTGGGTTACAACATGGGCTTTGTCAATGCCTATGACGTAACACCTGGCCTTGTTCCCGGAACGGTCGATGAACAAGACACCGCAATCATCGGTGCTGGCTTCAACAACGTCGTCGGTGACCGCTCCTGGTCGAAGATGACGCCGGCGCTGTCGTTCAACTACCGCTGGCAGCAGAACCTGATGACCTACCTGAAGTACTCGACGGCCTATACCAGCGGTGGCTTCGATCCGGTGGCCGGCCCCGGCGATGCGACGAAGTTCGCCGCCGGCTTCAACCCCGAGACGATCAAGTCAATCGAGGCGGGCATGAAGGGCGAGTTCCTCGACCGTCGCCTGCGTACCAACCTGGCGATCTTCCAGAGCAAGTACAAGGATGAGCAGAAGTCGGTCAACAACGGCCTGGGCGGCTGGGCGACGGTCAACGTCGGCGGTTCCACCTATCGCGGCCTGGAATTCGACCTGACGGCGGCCATCACCCGCGACCTGCGTCTGGGCTTCAGCTATGCGCGTCTGCACCACAGGTATGACCGCTGGGTCGAGAACAATGTGGACGTCACCAATCTGCGCAAGCTGATCGTGCCGAAGAACGACTACACGATGAACCTCGATTACCGCTTCCCCGACTTCGGCCTGCCCGGCAAGCTGGACGCCAATCTCAACTACACTCACCGCGACAGCCAGTCGACACCGCTCAACCTGAGCATCCCGACGGTCGCCCTGCGCTCGACCACGCCGGCCTTCGGCATCTGGAACGCGCGCATCGCGCTGTCCCAGATCAAGGCCGGCCCGGGCGACGAGGGCCGCGTGA
- the vapC gene encoding type II toxin-antitoxin system tRNA(fMet)-specific endonuclease VapC, which produces MLRYLLDTNIVIYVLKRRPVEVLPVFNANASRMAISSITLAELLHGAEKSSRVGENLSAIEDFCSRLDVLPYGPKAAQHYGAIRAALEKQGQPIGVNDLHIAGHARSEGLVLVTNNVSEFARVPALEVENWISVSQ; this is translated from the coding sequence ATGCTGCGCTACCTGCTGGATACCAACATCGTCATTTATGTCCTGAAACGGCGTCCCGTCGAGGTGCTGCCCGTATTCAATGCCAATGCCAGCCGCATGGCGATTTCGTCCATCACCCTGGCTGAACTTCTGCATGGCGCGGAGAAAAGCAGCCGTGTCGGCGAGAACCTGTCCGCCATCGAGGACTTCTGCAGCCGCCTCGATGTGCTGCCCTATGGCCCCAAGGCCGCCCAGCACTACGGCGCCATTCGCGCAGCCCTGGAGAAGCAGGGCCAGCCCATCGGCGTGAACGATCTGCACATTGCCGGTCATGCACGCAGCGAAGGCTTGGTATTGGTGACCAACAACGTGTCGGAATTCGCGCGCGTACCTGCCCTTGAAGTGGAGAACTGGATCAGCGTCAGCCAGTGA
- the vapB gene encoding type II toxin-antitoxin system VapB family antitoxin, with translation MSIGTVFINNRTQAVRLPLDVRLPEGVRKVEVRARGNERIIAPLGQSWDSFFLDGPGVSDDFMAERASQHQPEREAL, from the coding sequence ATGTCCATTGGCACTGTTTTCATCAACAATCGCACCCAGGCCGTGCGACTTCCGCTGGATGTGCGCTTGCCCGAAGGTGTTCGCAAAGTGGAAGTGCGCGCCAGAGGCAATGAACGCATCATCGCGCCGCTCGGTCAGTCCTGGGACAGCTTTTTCCTGGACGGTCCCGGCGTCAGCGATGACTTCATGGCCGAGCGCGCCAGCCAGCACCAGCCCGAGCGGGAAGCGCTCTGA
- a CDS encoding glycosyltransferase family 2 protein, which produces MTPSPLASQGEAVPAPLLSVVVITKNEAHCIGACLEAAGFADEIVVLDSGSTDDTLTIAAAHGARVHVCADWPGFGPQKNRAVALAGGRWILSLDADEIVTPALAAAIKQAVSPDAAQDIAGYWIERRSLYCGQLIRFGDWRNDRVLRLFRRGAGRFSDDVVHERVICDGRTATLAGYLRHDSMTSFAELREKTERYARLGAAKLCARGKGGFFSACLHGGWSWLRGYLLRGGLLDGRAGWIIAGQNARGTFLRYLWAAREKNRAA; this is translated from the coding sequence ATGACGCCATCGCCACTTGCCTCGCAGGGTGAGGCTGTCCCCGCCCCCTTACTTTCCGTCGTCGTCATCACCAAGAACGAAGCCCATTGCATCGGCGCCTGTCTCGAAGCCGCCGGTTTCGCCGATGAAATCGTCGTGCTCGATTCGGGCAGCACGGACGACACTTTGACCATTGCCGCCGCGCATGGCGCCCGGGTGCATGTCTGCGCCGACTGGCCGGGCTTCGGGCCGCAGAAGAATCGCGCCGTGGCGCTGGCCGGCGGGCGCTGGATCCTTTCCCTCGACGCCGACGAAATCGTCACGCCGGCGCTGGCCGCCGCCATAAAGCAGGCCGTATCACCCGATGCGGCGCAGGACATCGCCGGCTACTGGATCGAACGCCGCTCGCTCTACTGCGGCCAGTTGATTCGCTTTGGCGACTGGCGCAACGACCGCGTGCTGCGGCTGTTCCGGCGCGGTGCCGGGCGCTTCAGCGATGACGTGGTGCATGAACGGGTGATTTGCGACGGCCGTACCGCCACCCTGGCCGGCTATCTGCGGCATGACAGCATGACTTCCTTCGCCGAGCTGCGCGAAAAAACCGAGCGCTACGCCCGCCTGGGCGCCGCGAAACTGTGCGCCCGCGGCAAGGGTGGGTTTTTCAGCGCCTGCCTGCACGGCGGTTGGAGCTGGCTGCGCGGCTACCTGCTGCGCGGTGGCCTGCTCGACGGCCGCGCCGGCTGGATCATCGCCGGCCAGAACGCCCGCGGCACCTTCCTGCGCTACCTGTGGGCGGCGCGGGAAAAGAACCGGGCGGCCTGA
- a CDS encoding O-antigen ligase family protein, translating to MDNLLLAVFLLAWVLGGGWREKFSAIRRHPVTPVVLALCGIVLLGCLYGPSDNAETLRFLRKYANLLLILLLLPLFRDPRDRLRALAAFGAAMGLTLLLSLLLWRGLLPDGLLAERLAENPVVFKLHITHGIFMALASFLAAVAALHLDPAQRRWRLLLAGAALLAAFNVLFMIEGRTGQLALTCLLGYFFIDRFRWRGMLLATAGLVVVVAIAYQLQAPLIERFALAAGEYRQWTGVGANKTSIGARLDFYINTLSIIREHPFFGVGTGGFTAAYAAVVAGTGQVAWNNPHNQYLLTAAQYGIVGLGMLLWMFYAIWRSAGSLPKPWQLAARGLLLVMMVGNLFNSFLLDHAESLLFVWMTGVLLAGCPPRAARTEPT from the coding sequence TTGGACAATCTCCTGCTCGCCGTCTTCCTGCTGGCCTGGGTGCTGGGCGGCGGCTGGCGGGAAAAGTTCAGCGCCATCCGCCGGCATCCGGTGACGCCGGTGGTGCTGGCGCTGTGCGGCATCGTTCTGCTCGGCTGCCTCTACGGTCCGAGCGATAACGCCGAGACACTGCGCTTCCTGCGCAAGTACGCCAATCTGCTGCTGATCCTGCTGTTGCTGCCGCTGTTCCGCGACCCGCGCGACCGGTTGCGGGCGCTGGCTGCCTTCGGCGCGGCGATGGGGCTCACCCTGCTGCTCTCCTTGTTGCTCTGGCGCGGCCTGCTGCCGGACGGCCTGCTCGCCGAACGCCTGGCGGAGAATCCGGTGGTCTTCAAGCTGCACATCACGCACGGCATTTTCATGGCGCTGGCCAGCTTTCTGGCCGCCGTGGCGGCCCTGCACCTCGATCCCGCGCAACGCCGTTGGCGTCTGCTACTGGCCGGCGCGGCGCTGCTGGCGGCCTTCAACGTGCTGTTCATGATCGAAGGCCGTACCGGCCAATTGGCGCTGACCTGTCTGCTCGGCTATTTCTTCATCGACCGCTTCCGCTGGCGCGGGATGCTGCTGGCCACGGCGGGACTGGTCGTGGTGGTCGCCATCGCCTACCAGTTGCAGGCGCCGCTGATCGAGCGCTTCGCGCTGGCCGCCGGCGAATACCGGCAATGGACGGGCGTGGGTGCCAATAAAACCTCGATCGGCGCGCGCCTGGATTTCTACATCAATACGCTGAGCATCATTCGCGAACATCCGTTTTTTGGCGTGGGTACCGGCGGCTTCACCGCCGCCTATGCCGCCGTGGTCGCCGGTACGGGCCAGGTCGCCTGGAACAATCCTCATAACCAGTATCTGCTGACCGCCGCCCAGTACGGCATCGTCGGGCTGGGCATGCTGCTGTGGATGTTCTACGCCATCTGGCGCAGCGCCGGCAGCTTGCCCAAACCCTGGCAACTCGCCGCGCGTGGCCTGCTGCTGGTGATGATGGTCGGCAACCTGTTCAACTCCTTCCTTCTCGACCACGCGGAAAGCCTGCTGTTCGTCTGGATGACGGGCGTGCTGCTGGCCGGCTGCCCACCGCGCGCTGCGCGCACCGAGCCGACATGA
- the acnA gene encoding aconitate hydratase AcnA, with protein MIDSYVTRRTLEVAGRSYSYASLPALGERFDIQRLPYSMKILLENLLRHEDGVNVTQREIEAVANWDPQKEPATEIAFLPARVLLQDFTGVPCVVDLAAMRDAMQALGGDPDRINPLAPVELVIDHSVQVDVFGRADALGRNAEIEFQRNHERYAFLRWGQKALQDFRVVPPSTGIVHQVNLEYLARTVMTRDIDGATWAFPDTLFGTDSHTTMVNGLGVLGWGVGGIEAEAAMLGQASSMLIPQVVGFRLSGALPEGATATDLVLTVTDLLRRHGVVGKFVEFFGPGLQHLPLATRATLGNMAPEYGATCAICPIDAESIAYLKLSGRDAAQIALIEAYAKAQGLWHDAGSPQAGFSSIVELDLATVQPSLAGPKRPQDRVSLADMPGSYAQALRTLKGDDAAWDRQQARFLGEGGSTAVGHAESEHEHGPDACPDHAHCQLGHGSVVIAAITSCTNTSNPYVMIGAGLLARKAVARGLTAKPWVKTSLAPGSKVVTDYLEKTGLLSDLEKLGFYLVGYGCTTCIGNSGPLPEDVSQQIADHDYVVASVLSGNRNFEGRIHSEVKMNYLASPPLVVAFALAGTIDIDLTRQPLGRDRNGQAVYLKDIWPSNQEISALVASAVNHEMFARNYAEVFDGGPDWNAIEVPEGKLYTWDDASTYIKNPPYFDGMTMALTPVADIRGARCLGLFGDSITTDHISPAGSIKKDSPAGRYLIGRGVPPLEFNSYGSRRGNDDVMVRGTFANIRLRNRMLDGVEGGYTRHIPSGEQLAIYDAAMKYQAAGVPLVVIAGKEYGTGSSRDWAAKGTLLLGVKAVLAESFERIHRSNLVGMGVLPLQFMDGESAVSHGLTGHEVFDIQGLDGGNAHTATLTATAADGGKKRFQVKVMLLTPKEREFYRHGGILQYTLRTLARG; from the coding sequence ATGATCGATTCCTACGTCACCCGTCGAACCCTCGAAGTTGCCGGCCGCAGCTACAGCTACGCCAGTCTGCCGGCGCTGGGCGAGCGTTTCGACATCCAGCGCCTGCCCTACTCGATGAAAATCCTGCTGGAAAACCTGCTGCGCCATGAAGACGGGGTGAATGTCACGCAGCGGGAAATCGAGGCCGTGGCGAACTGGGATCCGCAGAAGGAACCGGCTACCGAAATCGCCTTCCTGCCGGCGCGCGTGCTGCTGCAGGATTTCACCGGCGTACCCTGCGTCGTCGATCTGGCCGCGATGCGCGATGCCATGCAGGCGCTGGGCGGCGATCCGGACAGGATCAATCCATTGGCGCCGGTCGAGCTGGTGATCGACCACTCGGTGCAGGTCGATGTGTTTGGCCGCGCCGATGCCCTGGGGCGCAATGCCGAAATCGAATTCCAGCGCAACCATGAACGCTACGCCTTCCTGCGCTGGGGCCAGAAGGCGCTGCAGGATTTCCGCGTGGTGCCGCCGTCCACCGGCATCGTGCATCAGGTGAATCTGGAATACCTGGCGCGCACGGTAATGACGCGCGACATCGATGGCGCGACCTGGGCGTTTCCCGACACCCTGTTCGGCACCGATTCGCATACCACCATGGTCAATGGCCTGGGCGTGCTGGGCTGGGGGGTGGGCGGCATCGAGGCCGAAGCCGCCATGCTCGGCCAGGCTTCGTCGATGCTGATTCCGCAGGTGGTCGGCTTCCGCCTGTCCGGCGCGCTGCCCGAAGGGGCGACGGCTACCGATCTGGTGCTGACGGTCACCGACCTGCTGCGCCGGCACGGCGTGGTCGGCAAGTTCGTCGAGTTCTTCGGCCCCGGCCTGCAGCATCTGCCGCTGGCCACGCGCGCGACCCTGGGCAACATGGCGCCGGAATATGGGGCGACGTGCGCGATCTGTCCGATCGATGCGGAGTCCATCGCCTACCTGAAACTCTCCGGCCGCGATGCCGCGCAGATCGCCTTGATCGAAGCCTATGCCAAGGCGCAGGGGCTGTGGCACGACGCCGGCAGTCCCCAGGCCGGTTTCAGTTCCATCGTCGAACTCGACCTGGCCACGGTCCAGCCTTCGCTGGCCGGCCCCAAGCGGCCGCAGGATCGCGTATCGCTGGCGGACATGCCCGGGAGTTACGCCCAGGCGCTGCGGACGCTGAAGGGCGATGATGCCGCCTGGGACAGGCAGCAGGCGCGTTTCCTCGGCGAAGGCGGCAGCACCGCCGTGGGGCACGCCGAGAGCGAGCACGAACATGGCCCCGACGCCTGTCCGGATCATGCGCATTGCCAACTGGGCCATGGCTCGGTGGTGATCGCGGCCATCACCTCCTGCACCAATACGTCCAACCCTTATGTGATGATCGGCGCCGGCCTGCTGGCGCGCAAGGCGGTCGCGCGCGGCTTGACGGCCAAGCCCTGGGTGAAGACTTCGCTCGCCCCCGGCTCCAAGGTGGTGACGGATTATCTGGAAAAGACCGGCTTGCTGTCCGATCTGGAAAAGCTCGGCTTCTATCTGGTGGGCTATGGCTGCACCACCTGCATCGGCAATTCCGGCCCGCTGCCCGAAGACGTCAGCCAGCAGATCGCCGATCACGATTACGTCGTCGCTTCCGTGCTTTCCGGCAACCGCAACTTCGAGGGGCGCATCCACTCCGAAGTGAAAATGAACTACCTCGCCTCGCCGCCGCTGGTGGTGGCCTTCGCCCTGGCCGGCACCATCGATATCGACCTGACGCGCCAGCCGCTGGGCAGGGACCGGAACGGCCAGGCGGTGTATCTCAAGGACATCTGGCCGAGCAACCAGGAAATTTCCGCTCTCGTCGCCAGCGCGGTGAATCATGAAATGTTCGCCCGCAACTACGCCGAAGTCTTCGACGGCGGCCCGGACTGGAATGCCATCGAAGTGCCCGAGGGCAAGCTCTACACCTGGGACGATGCCTCCACCTACATCAAGAATCCGCCGTATTTCGACGGCATGACGATGGCGCTCACGCCGGTCGCGGACATTCGTGGCGCGCGTTGTCTGGGGCTGTTCGGCGACTCCATCACCACTGACCACATTTCGCCGGCCGGCTCGATCAAGAAGGATTCACCGGCCGGCCGCTATCTCATCGGACGCGGCGTGCCGCCGCTGGAGTTCAATTCCTACGGCTCGCGCCGGGGCAACGACGACGTGATGGTGCGCGGCACGTTTGCCAACATCCGTCTCAGGAACCGCATGCTCGATGGCGTCGAGGGCGGCTACACGCGCCACATCCCGAGTGGCGAGCAACTGGCCATCTACGATGCGGCGATGAAATACCAGGCCGCAGGCGTGCCGCTGGTGGTGATCGCCGGCAAGGAATACGGCACCGGCTCCAGCCGCGACTGGGCCGCCAAAGGAACTTTGCTGCTCGGCGTGAAGGCCGTGCTGGCCGAAAGTTTCGAGCGCATCCACCGCTCCAACCTGGTTGGCATGGGCGTGCTGCCGCTGCAGTTCATGGACGGCGAAAGCGCGGTTAGCCACGGTCTGACGGGACATGAAGTCTTCGACATCCAGGGCCTGGACGGCGGCAATGCCCACACCGCCACCCTGACGGCCACGGCTGCCGACGGCGGCAAGAAACGGTTCCAGGTCAAGGTGATGCTGCTCACGCCGAAGGAGCGCGAGTTCTACCGCCACGGTGGCATCCTGCAATACACCTTGCGGACGCTGGCGCGCGGTTGA
- a CDS encoding Zn-ribbon domain-containing OB-fold protein, which produces MAQAGTVQAGGDVLRAGFEVGYTYTRLTGPVIGEFLAGLRDGQIKGIKGSNGKVICPPTEYDPVTAEELSEFVALPDTGTVQTWNWVNQPRPKHLLKKPFAWALIRIDGADTALLHMIDAGAEAKMKSGMKVKARWAAERKGFITDIECFEPA; this is translated from the coding sequence ATGGCTCAAGCAGGAACAGTGCAGGCCGGCGGCGACGTGTTGCGCGCCGGCTTCGAAGTCGGCTATACCTACACCCGCCTGACCGGACCGGTGATCGGCGAATTTCTCGCCGGTCTGCGCGACGGCCAGATCAAGGGCATCAAGGGCAGCAATGGCAAGGTCATCTGCCCGCCGACCGAATACGACCCGGTGACTGCCGAGGAGCTGAGCGAGTTCGTCGCCCTGCCCGATACCGGCACGGTGCAGACCTGGAACTGGGTAAATCAGCCCCGCCCCAAGCATCTGCTGAAAAAACCCTTCGCCTGGGCGCTGATCCGCATCGACGGCGCCGATACGGCGCTCTTGCACATGATCGATGCCGGCGCCGAGGCGAAAATGAAAAGTGGCATGAAGGTCAAGGCGCGCTGGGCTGCCGAGCGCAAGGGTTTCATCACCGACATCGAATGCTTCGAGCCGGCCTGA